The DNA region TTACCTTGCCCGCTAGCTCGGCCTCCCAACCAAAAAATGATGGGACGCCGGCCTTGATCTCGGATTTCTTGGCGCCCGATGTCGAGGCGCTGTTCTCTGCTGTGGTGTTCTCGACTATCAGGATGGTTATGATGTCGTTCACGCCTCTTGCCCTGGGATCGCTGTAAAACACCCCGAACGGCAGCTGGTCGTTCCAGAGCGAATCAGGTGCGAAGTCATCCTCCCCTGCTGGCTGCGCAGCCGGCAAGACAGGCGCCATCTGCTGTGACATGGAGTCTGCCAAGGCGGTCTGCCGTTTGCTCAACGAACACCCTGAGTAGATAAACAATAGAGCTGAAATAGCCAGCAACATGCCGACTATCTTGAGTGTGAAACCTCTCAATTCCGCCCTCCCTTTCTCTTCATCCCAATTCATCATTGACCCGTCCATTAGTCGCTCCCAACGAGCACAACCACTGTCCCGTCCTCCTGCACAACGCCATAGACCGTCCTTCTTGATGCGATGTTCCTGACCGGAATTAGGTCCCCCGCTCTGCCGTCCTTGAGCGCCTTGCCCAGAGTCGTGATGCGAAGCGATCTGACTCTTACCTCAAGCCTAACGACCGATCTTCTCTTGACCGTCGGGGGCACATACAGCATGTCCGTGGTGAGCATCTTGCCCTTTGGAACACCTCGCTTGAGCATCTTGCCGACTGCAAGTTTCACGTCCAGAACCGGACGTTTTGAGAAGTTGCCCCTGATCTCGCGCTCCCTGAGTAAGACATCGCCAGGGCCAACTACAGAGCCCGCCTTTAAGAGCTGAGCAGCGCAGACGGCCGTCGCACGCGCTGAGACATTTGCTGTTACCCAATATCTTTTCTCGACGCCCCCGTCCCCCAGGGCAGTAACAAGAAACGACAGCCGGCCCAGCTCTCTCGCAGAATTCTCCCGCGAAACGTGTATGCGGCAGACTTTGCCGGGAATCGAGACCTTGGGGACGCGGATGAACTCGATGTTCAGGTTCTCGCGCTTGAGGGCGGTGTTGTTGACTATCTTCTGACGCACGACCGACTCGATCTTGCCCTGTGGGACAACCTCGGCGCAGAGCGTGCTCGCAAGCAAGACTAGCGCAACGCTTGCGCTCAACATAAGGCTGGTCATCTTAAACTCATCCATCGTTACTACCCTATCGCTTCAGGTTGTTGGCCTGGCTCATCATCTCGTCTGTGGTCTGTATCGACTTGGCGTTCAGCTCGTAGGCCCGCTGGGTCATGATCATCTGAACCATCTCATCGACCACAGAAACGTTCGACATCTCCAAAAAGCCCTGGGCTATGCTCCCCCGACCCTCCTCGCCCGGCGTTCCGGTTGTCGGCGCCCCTGACGAATCAGTCTCCCGAAACAAGTTTCTGCCAATTCCACTCAAGCCGCCTGGGTTAGAGAACAGGGCAAGCTCTATCGACCCAACCTCCGTCGGGGAAGTCTGTCCCGGCTGCATCACCGAGACCGTCCCGTCCGATTCGATCGAAACCGATAGCGCATCGGGCGAGATGACAATGTCGGGAGAGAGCTTGTAGCCATCAGGCGTTACGACCGAGCCAGAGCTGTCCATCTGGAACGAGCCGGCTCGCGTGTAGGCCGTGTCGCCATTCGGCATGATCACCTGAAAAAACCCTTTGCCCTCGATCGCTAAGTCCAGCGGCGAGCTGGTGTTCTTCAGGCTTCCTTCGCTGAACTCCCGCTGAGTCGAGACTGCCCGAACGCCGTGCCCCAATTGTATCCCGCTCGGGACCTGTGAGCCCGCCACCGGAGCACCGGGTGAGCGGAGCGTCTCATACATCAGGTCCTGGAACTCAGCTCTCGACTTCTTGAAACCGCCTGTATTGACGTTGGCGAGATTGTTGGAAATCGTATCGATCGTTAACTGCTGCGCCTGCATCCCTGTCGCAGACGTCCAAAGCGATCTTATCATGTTAGCCTCCAGCCAATTACATAAGAAGTTCGCGTTATGATCATTTAGCTATAGTTATTTCAAACTGGGCAGGCTATCGATTGTCCTGCCTATTGTATCGTCCAGAATCGAGCGGATGGTCTTCTGGTGCGCCTCGTAACGCCTCATCTCATCAATCATCGAGACCATCTCCTCGATGACGTTCGCGTTCGACGATTCCAGGAATCTCTGTTGGACCTTCGCACCGGTCGCCTTCTTCGGCTCGGCCTTCTCCGTTCCGTCCACCCAGAGACTGCTTCCCACCTTTTTGAGGACAGACGTGTCGTCGAACGTCATCACTTTCAGCACGCCAATTGAGTTACCATCCGTGAAAACCTCTCCATTTGAATCGATGGTTACTTGTGCCCCAGCCGGGATGCTGAGCTCGCCCTCCTCCGCGAGAACAGACAACCCGTTCTGGTCCATGAGCTTGCCGTCAGGGTCAACCTTGAAATTGCCAGCCCTTGCGTAGCCCTCCTTGTCCCCAAACTGCACCACGAAGAACCCATCGCCATCGAGCGCCAGGTCCAACGAATTGCCGGTGCTCCTCAGCGGCCCCTGCGAGAAATCCGTGGCGGTCCCGCCCACAACGACGCCCGATGGGTCATTGGAGGAGCTCGAGCTGCTCTCTGCAAGGAGCCGGAAAAATGGCGTGTCCTTCTTAAACCCAACCGTGTTTATGTTAGCGAGGTTGTTTGCACGTATTTCGTGCGCCCGTGCCTCGCTCAGAAGTCCTGACGCCGCATCATATAGGCCCTTAATCATCTCTCGAATGCTCCTTAGTATTGTGCTAGCTTGCGGTAACCATCTCAAGCAGATACCGTGCCAGCGTGAGAATAATTGTGCCACATAACGCAGCCAAGCTGCATCCGGAAGGCTCCCGATGATAACTCAACCACACCGCCCAAGATAACCTCACGAGACAATTCCCGAGCAAAACGACATGAGGTTCCGGCAACTTTTTCCCTCTCCTCGCTGCTAATTCGCATCTGAGAGCTTCTTGTTGATAACCATTCTGATGCTGGGATATAGTCATTAGTGGGCTGCGGGTTGCGCACTAGCCATCGGATCGGAAATAATTTCCTCTTCGTGCATGGCAACGCAGAAAGGAGCGCGCAAGTTCACAATTATCGTAGTGGAGGAGTAGATGGCAGAAATACTTCCATTCAGAGGGTATCGCTACAGCCCTGACAAGGTGAGGGCTCTCGACGACGTAATAGCCGACCCCTACGACAAGATAGACGATGAGCTCCGGGAGTTCTATTACGAGAAAAGCCCGCACAATATCGTTAGGATCATCAAGGGCAAGACATACCCAAAGGACACAAAAGACAATAATCAATACGTCCGAGCCGCGGGCTTCCTCGACGCCTGGATACGCGAGGGGATACTTCAGCGGGACCAAAGCCCCTGCATATATATCTACGACCAGGAGTATGTTGTCCCGGGGGCCGGGACCACGAGGACAAGAAAGGGGTTCGTTGCCCTTTTCCGGCTGATGTCCTACGAGGAGGGCGGCGTCAAACCTCACGAGCAGACGCTGGCAGGTCCCAAGGCCGACAGATTGAACCTGATGCGCGCCACGAGAGCCCAGTTTGGCCAGATTTTCATGCTCTACCCGGACCCGGACAACCTAGTGAACAATCTTCTGGACGAGGGGCGCTCCGCACGCCAGCCCCTAGTGGCCAAGGACCGCTTCTCAGACCTGCACAAGGTCTGGCCCGTCAGCGACCCAAGCATGATCGGCGAGCTGCAGAAGCTGATGCTTGATAAGCAGGTTTTCATAGCGGACGGGCATCACCGTTACGAGACTGCGCTCGCTTTCAGGGATGAGATGCGAGGCAAGGTCAGCCAGACGGACGATTTCGAGACGATCGAAAGCCGCATGATCACTTTCGTGAGCTTCGATGATCCGGGCCTTCTAGTCCTTCCCACGCATCGGCTTGTCAGCGATGTAAAGAGCTTTGATGCGATGGCTTTGATTGAGAACCTGAAGCAGTTTTTCGAGCTGGAGTCGCTGCCGTTTTCGGACGCTTCGTCACGAGAGACCGCACAGCGCAAGACAATGGAGATACTCCATCGCGCCTCGCCGAAGGGCCACGTGTTCGGCGTGCTATTAGCTGGGCAGAAGCAGTTTCTGGTGGCGAGGCTTAAAGATGAGAGCTGGCTGGATGAGATGCTGGCGGGGGCTGGGTCCGAGGAGTTTAGGCGGCTGGACGTCGTCATTCTCTCGACTCTGATTCTTGAGAGAATGCTGGGGATTACAAAAGAGGACCTGACCAGCGAGCGGAACGTCCAATACCTACGCGATGTGGGCGAGGGCGTTAAGTCGATCATCGGCGGCGAAGGTCAAGCCCTCTTCGTGCTGAATCCAACCAAGGCGAGGCAGGTCCGAAATGTCGCCTCGGCTGGTGTGCGGATGCCTCAGAAATCGACGGACTTTTATCCGAAGCTTGTAACGGGTCTTGTGCTTAACAAGCTTACACTTTAATCCGAATAAGTATCTATAAGGGTAACTTTAGGTGATGCCATGATGACGTTTTTCAAGGTGCTTGGGATATTGACCGCCGCGGTTCTCGGCGTTGTGGTTCTGTTGTTCGTAGTCTTGCCGGTCATTGCATTCTGTCTGGGTCTTTGCTGGACGGTGCTTTGGGGACTTGCGGGTCTTTTGGTTTTTGCTCTCAAGATCGCGATATTCATCGGGCTGGTTCTGTTCGTTGCCTTTCTTTTATTGCGGCTGATTGCCAAGGGGCTCGAGCTGATTCTCTATTAAGGGGGCTTATTGCATGGAGGCTCCGTTGCTTGTCGAGGGTAACGTTGACATAAGATACGGCGATGTCGAGGCTCCCGGCAGTGTCGTGGTCAGGGGAGACGTGCGCTCAGGACGCTCGGTCTCGGCAAAGGGCTCGATCACCATCCACGGGGTGGTCGAGGCTGCCACCATAGTCGCTGAGGGCGATGTGTCGGTTCAGCACGGGGTCGCCGGCCGCTCCAAGGGAAGCATCAGCGCACAGGGCAAGATAACGCTCGGCTATGTGAGCGAGGCTAAGCTCGACTCGAAGTCCGGGATCGTAATCGGCTCGTCCGCCATGAACAGCACACTGCTGACCGACGGGGATGTCGTCATTGAGGGCGATGGAGTGCTTGTCGGCGGAGTCGTGATGGCCGCTGGAAACCTGACAGCAGGTAGAGTGGGTCACAAGGGAGTCGATCTGTGGGAGAAAGGCGTGGCTAAGCACATTGTGGAGAAAACCACCATCATGCTCGGGTTTCCGCCTAACCTCCGCAAACGTCTCATGGAGTCCCGGCCGCAGCTTTCGCTGGCCGAGAAGTCAGGGCGCGCGGCGGCAAGAAACGTCCAGTATCTCCTGTCCCGCGGGGTCCCGGAGGTGGACGAAACCACTTCAGAACGGCTGATGTTTCTGGCGAAGGCGCCTGTATCTGTGGCTTTTCTGCTGGGCAAAGGAGCTAAGGCGGCCGCCGCCGTTAACGAGGAGCTCCGAATGATGCTGGCTGACATTGCGCAAGAGCTGCCGTTGCCACACAACGTGTCCGCAAGTGAGCATTCCGCACTTCAAGACCTTAGTCTGCACCTGTATCACCTTTTCGCTGCAAACGACTTCGTGATCGATGTTCATAAGGATATTGAGGCGCTGTTGGGCAGCCCCAAGCTCAACAAGAACGCGGCGTTTTACGCGCGAGATACCGTCTATAAGGGCGTGGAGCTGACAATAGGCTTTGCAGAGTTGGCGGTGGACCAGCTGATGGGCGGGACCGTCTTCAAGCTCGCGGGCGACGAGATCGTGGCGGAACCCTGGACTGAAGGAGCTGTTGCGGAGGTGTAAGGTGAGCGACGAGACGGAACAGACCAGCAAACAGAGAAGAGACTTCTTTCGGAGGCAGATGGCGCTGCCGGTTGGCGCAAAGCTCTTTGCCCTCCCCGGCCACACCGAACTGCCGCCCGAGAGGGACTTAGCGGTGAAAACCGTCAATCTGAGCGCCGGCGGCGTCCTACTTCTGGCAACGGGACCTACGCCGGCGGCCGAGCTGCTTTGCGAGGGAGCTCTAATTGACCTCTCGGTTTCTAGCTTCGGCTCACCCCTGCCAATCAGGCTTTTAGGTCGCGTCGTGAGAGTAGAAGACCCCGGCCCGGACGAGCTACGCTTCGCCGTCGAGTTCATTCTCATCACTCCTAGCGAGGCCGACGCGATCGTCCGGAAAGTCTCGCTTTAGCCGGCTGATAAACAGCGGCTTCAATTCTAGCGCCTTGCACGAATCTGCTTTCCGACAAACCAAAAGTATGTATGATTGAGCTACCTAAGCTCTTGCACATGATGAACGTTTGGTGACGTGATGGATCGGATGCCGAGGGAGAAGGGGCGCCGCAACGCGGAAAGAGAGGAAGAGGAATAAGGAAGAGAAGGATGAATAGGATCGTTCTGCTGGTGACGGTGGTGGTCCTGGCGACGACGACGGCGGGAACGTTCGCGGCGGATAGGTGGATTAACTACACCGCTGGCAAGTATGTACGGGCAATCGCTTGCGAGAACGAACGATATGTATTGTGTGCAACTTCAGGTGGCGTCGCTCGTTTTGACATCACTACCGGTCAGAAGACCGTTTATACGAGAGCAGACGGCTTGGCCTGCAACGACGCGCGTGCCATTGCCATAGGTTCCAAGGGGGATAAGTGGTTTGGGACATACAATGGCGGCGTCAGCGTCCTCCACGCCGACGGCAGCTGGACGACCTACAACAATGCCAACAGCGGCCTGGCCGACAACTATATGCGGGCCATTGCTATAGATATGGCGGACAGCAAATGGTTCGGGACCTTGTACGGGGGCGTCAGCGTCTTCCATTCTGATGGTAGTTGGACAACCTACGACACCCACAACAGCGCTCTGGTAGATGACTGTGTCTGTGCCATTGCCACAGAGACCAATGGCAACAAGTGGTTTGGGACGGTTGAGGGTGCTTGCGTCCTCCATTCTGATGGCAGCTGGACAACCTACGACACCCACAACAGCGGCTTGGCCTCTAAGTTCGTGTCGGACATTGCCATTGATGCAGCAGGCAACAAGTGGTTCGGCACCTATTATGGCGGCGTCAGCGTCCTTCACGCTGATGGCAGCTGGACGACTTACAGCACTGGCAACAGCGGTCTGGCTGACTACCGTGTGTTGGCTATTGCCATAGATGCCGATGGCAACAACTGGTTCGGGACCTATTATGGCGGCGTCAGCGTCCTCCACGCTAACGGCAGCTGGACAACCTACGACACCGACAACAGCGCCCTGGCCGATAACGAGGTGCATGCCATTGCCATAGATGGCGATGGCAATAAGTGGTTCGCAGCCGGCTGGGCCAGCGGTCCCAGCGTCCTCCGTTCTGATGGGAGCTGGACGATTTGCAGCCCTGACAACAGTGGCCTGGCCGATAACTGGGTGCTTGCCATTACCATAGATGCCGATGGCAACAAATGGTTTGGGACATACTGGGGCGGCGTCAGCGTCCTTCACGCTGATGGCAGCTGGACAACTTACAGCGTTCGCAAGAGCGGTCAGGTTTACGATAGTGTGTTTACCATCGCCATAGATACCAACGGCAACAAGTGGTTCGGGAATTGGTACGGCGTCAGCGTCCTTCACGCTGATGGCAGCTGGACAACTTACAGCCGGGACAATAGCGGTCTGGCCGATAACGAGGTGTCTTCCATTGCGATAGACACGGCTGGCAGCAAATGGTTCGGGACCTCGTACGGCGGCGTCAGCGTCCTCCACGCGGATGGCAGCTGGACGACTTACAGCCCTCACAGCAGCGGTCTAGCCGACAACGGAGTCGGGGCGATTGCCATAGACCCCGACGGCAACAAGTGGTTCGGCACGGGCGAAGGCGTCAGCGTCCTACACGCTGATGGCACTTGGAAAACCTACAACACCGACAACAGCGGTCTGGCCGACAACTGGGTCCAAGCCGTTGCCATAGATGGCTATGGCAACAAGTGGTTCGGCACCTATTATGGCGGCGTCAGCGTCCTCCACGCGGATGCCAGCTGGACAACTTACAACACCGCTAACAGCGGGTTGGCTGCTGATCGTGTGAATGCAGTCGCGGCAGACGCGGCCGGCAACAAGTGGTTCGGCACCTCGCTTATTCTGATACCTGACGGTGCCGTCAGCGTTTTGCACCATGATGGCAGCTGGACAACTTACAATACCGATAACAGCGGTTTGGCCGGCAACGAGGTGGGGGCGATTGCCATAGATGCCACAGGAAACAAGTGGTTCGGGACATTATACGGTGCGTGCATCCTGACTCAGATGCCGGTAGTGTCCGTTTCAATCAACCAGTCCCTCTATCATGTCGGCGAGCGAATGGTTGTCGAGGCCAGTTTGCAGAATCCGGGGCCGGCGATAACGGTCGATATCTACCTGGGCGTTGGCCTGCCTGATGGTACTTCCCTGTCTTGGCCGGGCTTCACGCCGGGATTGGCGCCAGCTTATGATAACTTCATTATTCCTGATAGCTTCTCCTTCGGACCCTCGGTGATTCTTGAGATGAACCTGCCCGCGCTCTCGACCGGCGACTATTTCTGGTTTGCCGCAATGACTAAGCCTGAGTATGCCTCGCAGACTGTGGGTGAAGTCTCTATCGCCTCGTGGAGGTTTGAGTAAGGACTTGGAATCCGCTTTCAGTGCGATCAGAAGTACGTATGATTGAACCGACAGGTCTTGCTTAATCATTGCTGAGTGGATTCAATGGAACGAACGCTGAAAGAGAAAAGCTTGGCCCTCAAGGTGGGGATTTTTGCCGTCATCGGCATTGCCATCCTGTTCTATCTGAGCATCCGTGTCGGCGAGATATCACTCACAAAGCGGGAGGACAGGATCGACGTTTACGTCGTGTTTGATACGGTCGGTGGGCTTGAGGAGAAGGCCGAGGCCCGTCTGGCGGGCGTCGTAATTGGCCGTGTCACGCGAATATACCTGCGAAACGGCAAGGCCGCGGTCGAGGCGGCAGTCGATCGCTCGGCGCAGCTGCGAGTGGACGCGACGGCGAGAATAACTGTGCAATCGATGGTCGGCGCATCCTATCTAGAGTTCTTACCTGTCTCCGCTACTGCCGCTTTGGCTGAGGAGGGCACAGAGTTCAGGGGCGAAGTGTCGCCCGGCTTCGCTGAGCTCGCTGGCAGCACGACCTCGCTCATGACCAAACTCAGCCTCATAGCCGACGACATGAAGCTCGTCTCCGAATCGGTCAAGAACGTCATTGGCACCCAGCAGGGCGAGCAGCAGTTGAAGGGCATACTTCAGAAGCTCGACCAGGCTACCTCGAACATGAACCTGATGATCGTCCAGAACAGGCAGGATGTAGATAAGGCCGTCGTGGCCATTCGCGAGTTTGCGGAGACGCTCCGCGACATGACGCCTGCCGTCCTGCACAAGGTCGAGCAGCTCGCCGATAGGGCCAATTCTATGGTCTCGAGCAACCAGGCGGAAGTCAGGGAGATGATGAAGAAACTGAACGCCGCCTCGGGGCGCCTCAACGAAGTTCTGGCGGACGTTCAGGACATCACCAAGAGCGTCAAGGAGGGCAAGGGCACAATCGGCAAGCTCATAGCCGAAGACACCGTCCATCAGGAGCTTACCAACACGCTCTCCGAGTTCCGCCAGACAATGAGCTCGGCGAAGGACTTTCTGGACAAGACCAGTCAGATCAAGGCCTATCTTGGCTACCGCGGCGAGTACCTGACTGACGAGGCGGAGTTCAAGAACTACGTAACCGTGAAGCTTGAGCCGCGCGAGGGCAGGTATTTCCTCTTCGAGTTGGCCAACGACCCCTATGGCAAGGAGAAGACCGTGGAGGAGTACAAGGTCACCGAGACGGTTACGGAGGAGGGCGGGCTCGTCAAACTCGTGAGAACGCACAAATACTCCGAGACGACCAGGAAGGAAAAAAGGGCGCTCTTCAGCCTTCAATACGCGAGGCGCTTTGGGCCGGTGACGTTCAGGGGTGGTCTGATAGAATCGGAGGGTGGCTTTGGCACAGACCTGAACCTGATGAACGACCGCCTGGCGCTGTCGTTGGATGCGTTTGATTTTGACGAGGACGACTACGACCCGCACCTGAAGTTCACAGGCCGGTTCGATATATACAAGTCGTTTTACATCACCGCTGGCGTTGACCAGATTCTGAACGAGCAGCGCCGCTCGTTCTACGCGGGGCTTGGCCTGATGTTCCGTGAGGACGACATCAAGTATATCTTCAGCCAGATGCCCACTAGCGGGTTCTAAGGCTGGCAGGAGGGTCAAAACCGGCTGGATGCGCCAGCACGGCTGCCGTATTCTGATCTTCAGGTCAGCGGGCCCGGCTGCCGGAACTGTAGGTCATAGAGTCGCTTGTAGGCGCCGGCTTTTTTCATCAGCGCTGCGTGTGTGCCCTCCTCAACGATGCGACCCTTCTCCAGGACGAGTATCTTGTCGGCGGCCCGGATAGTGGAGAGTCGGTGGGCAATAATCAGCACCGTCCTGTTCTTGACGAGGTTCATGATCGCATCCTGAACCAGCATCTCGGCCTTTGAATCAAGCGATGATGTCGCCTCATCCAGGAGTAGGATCGGCGGGCTTTTCAGTATGGCACGTGCGATCGACAGCCGCTGCCTCTCGCCCCCGGAGAGCCGCGAGCCTGCCTCCTGGATGTTCGTGTCATAACCATTGGGCAGCGATGTGATGAACTCGTGAGCGTGGGCAGCCTTGGCCGCCGCGATGACCTTCTCCTCCGGGAAGTCCATACGGCCGTAGGCGATGTTGTTGCGAACAGTGTCGTTAAAAAGAATTACCTCCTGCGTCACGATGCCGATCTGCGACCTGAGCGATTTGATCGTGGCCTTCCTGATGTCTAAGCCATCTACCTCGATTGCGCCCTGTGTGGGGTCGTAGAACCGGGGCAAGAGGTTGGCGATGGTTGTCTTGCCGGCCCCGCTCTCACCGACCAGCGCCACGATGCGGCCCACTGGTATCTCGAAGCTGACGTTCCGCAAGACGAGCTCGTGGTCGTAGGCAAATGAGACGTTAACAAAGGCGATGCCCTTTGATATGACGGGCAGCTGGATTGCATCCGGCGCCTCGACAACCTTGGGCTTGGTATCCATTATCTCGAAGACACGCTCAGCCGCCCCAAAAGCCCTCTGGATGTTCACGTTTATCCTGCTTAGTTTCTTAGCTGGCTCGTATATAGCGAACAGCGCGACAAGCATCGCTGTCAGCTCCCCAGCAGTTATAGTGCCGCCGGCGACCTGGTAGCCACCGATTACGAGGACGATCGCAGCACCTATCACGCCGATAAACTGCACCAAAGGGCTAGAAAGCGCTGAGACACGGGCGGCGCGCATCAGGACGCCAAAGTACTTCATCGCTTGTTTGTAGAACCGGTTGACCTCGAACCTCTCCATGCCGAACGCCTTCACCACGCGGGCGCCCGAGATTGCCTCGTGCATCAGCTGCGTTACGTCGGCTATTTTGTTCTGTGCTTGCTTGCTCGTGCGCCTCATCTTTCTGCCCAAGTGCAGGATCGGGATTGCGAGAATGGGGAACAGAGCAAAGGCGAGCAGCGAGAACTTCCAGCTAGTATAGAAGGCAAAGATCAGAAGCCCCACAATCTTGAAGAAGCTCTGCACGAGGTCGGCGAGGTCTCTTGTAACAAGGTCTCGCAGTTTCGAGATGTCATTGATGATCCGAGATATGAGTGCGCCGGTCGATTCCCTCTGGAAAAAACCGAGGGACAGGGCGTGAATGTGTTCGTAAAGCTCGCAGCGGATGTCTCGCACGACGTTGTGGCCGACAAACTTGATGAGGTATGTGGACATATAGCCCATGACGCAGATAATCAGGCCGAGTGTGACGAGCGAAAGCGCAATCAGTGGGATTAGGCTTGCCTGTTTGGCGACGAGCACGTCGTCAATGAATGGTTTGAGTCGCGAGATGAGCCCGACATTCGCCCCGGCGAGAATGCTCGAGGCCACGATGGCAACCACGAGCCTGAACGTATAGGGCTTTGCATAGGCCAGAATACGCCCATACATCCCTCCGAAGTTGCGGAGTGCGAGTTTGCCGCTGGTGGCCAAGTTGGTGTCGTTCTGACTGGACAATCTGTCCCTTACCTGAAGTTCATGGCGAAACTTACTGCACTGCCTTCCCAAGACCGCGTTATAGGATAAAACATACCATAACCGGAGGAGGTTGCCAGCAGGGCCAATTGACTCAACGGGTAGCCTTGCCATACGATCTGCTTCAGACGTGAGGCATTCAAAGGATACTCTCACGAGGCGCTTTACAGCATACTCACAGTAGGGATGCAGATGACAGAGAACGTTCGTGTCAGATTCGCTCCATCGCCGACAGGTTATCTCCACGTTGGCGGGGCGAGGACAGCGCTATTCAACTGGCTGTTCTCCAAAAAACGAGGCGGCAAGTTTGTGCTCAGGATCGAGGACACCGACCTCGCCCGTTCCGAAAAGAAGATGGTTGACGAGATTCTGGAGTCGCTGAGGTGGCTGGGGCTTGATTGGGACGAGGGCCCGTTCTATCAGTCGGAGCGATTCGGCCTTTACGACGGCGCTGTCGAGAAGCTTCTGGCCGACGGGAAGGCCTACTATTGCTTCTGCGACGTTGAGAAGCTTAGGTCCATGAGAGAGGAAGCGCGCAAGAGGGGCAGGGCTTTTCGATACGACCGCAGATGTCTGAACCTCCCGGAGCACGAGAAACAAGGGCTGCTTGCCCAGGGCGTTCCGAAGGCGGTTCGCTTCTTTGTCCCTGAGGGCACAACTACGATAACAGATGCTGTGCACGGAGCTGCCACGTTCGAGCACAAGGAGATCGGCGACTTAGTCATCAAGAAGGCGGACGGCTCGCCGACCTATCAGCTCGCGGTCGTCGTTGACGACCATGACATGAGGATAACCCACGTTATCCGCGGCGATGACCATTTTAGCAACGTTCCCAAACAGGTGATGCTGTTCGAGGCCCTGGGATACGAACCACCGCAATTTGCGCACGTCCCGCTGATACTCGCGTCCGACAGGACAAAACTTAGCAAGCGAAACGCCGCGGTGGCGGTCTCGGATTACCGGGACTCGGGCTTCATGCCCGATGCGGTCAGGAACTTCCTCGCGCTTCTTGGCTGGTCGCCCGGGGACAACAGAGAGGTCATGACGCTTGACGAGCTGATCGATGCGTTCAGCCTTGATGGCATCAGCAGGTCAAATGCGGTGTTCGACGTCAAGAAGTTGGAGTGGATGAACTGTGAATACATCAAGAGTCTGGGGCCGAGCGAGCTATCCAGTCGCGTCAAGCCGCTGCTGCTTCGCTCCGGTCTGATAGACGACGATTTCGCGGCCAAGAACGCCGACTGGATCGAGAGGATACTTGTCCTCTTACAGGAGCGCGTGCGGAAGCTCACGGACTACCCAGACGCTGCGCGATATTTCTTCACGCCCGACTTCGAGTATGACGAAAAAGGTGTGCGCAAGCATTTCAAGAGCCCTCAGATTATCGACGTGCTGACGC from bacterium includes:
- a CDS encoding ABC transporter ATP-binding protein; translated protein: MSSQNDTNLATSGKLALRNFGGMYGRILAYAKPYTFRLVVAIVASSILAGANVGLISRLKPFIDDVLVAKQASLIPLIALSLVTLGLIICVMGYMSTYLIKFVGHNVVRDIRCELYEHIHALSLGFFQRESTGALISRIINDISKLRDLVTRDLADLVQSFFKIVGLLIFAFYTSWKFSLLAFALFPILAIPILHLGRKMRRTSKQAQNKIADVTQLMHEAISGARVVKAFGMERFEVNRFYKQAMKYFGVLMRAARVSALSSPLVQFIGVIGAAIVLVIGGYQVAGGTITAGELTAMLVALFAIYEPAKKLSRINVNIQRAFGAAERVFEIMDTKPKVVEAPDAIQLPVISKGIAFVNVSFAYDHELVLRNVSFEIPVGRIVALVGESGAGKTTIANLLPRFYDPTQGAIEVDGLDIRKATIKSLRSQIGIVTQEVILFNDTVRNNIAYGRMDFPEEKVIAAAKAAHAHEFITSLPNGYDTNIQEAGSRLSGGERQRLSIARAILKSPPILLLDEATSSLDSKAEMLVQDAIMNLVKNRTVLIIAHRLSTIRAADKILVLEKGRIVEEGTHAALMKKAGAYKRLYDLQFRQPGPLT
- a CDS encoding MlaD family protein, with the protein product MERTLKEKSLALKVGIFAVIGIAILFYLSIRVGEISLTKREDRIDVYVVFDTVGGLEEKAEARLAGVVIGRVTRIYLRNGKAAVEAAVDRSAQLRVDATARITVQSMVGASYLEFLPVSATAALAEEGTEFRGEVSPGFAELAGSTTSLMTKLSLIADDMKLVSESVKNVIGTQQGEQQLKGILQKLDQATSNMNLMIVQNRQDVDKAVVAIREFAETLRDMTPAVLHKVEQLADRANSMVSSNQAEVREMMKKLNAASGRLNEVLADVQDITKSVKEGKGTIGKLIAEDTVHQELTNTLSEFRQTMSSAKDFLDKTSQIKAYLGYRGEYLTDEAEFKNYVTVKLEPREGRYFLFELANDPYGKEKTVEEYKVTETVTEEGGLVKLVRTHKYSETTRKEKRALFSLQYARRFGPVTFRGGLIESEGGFGTDLNLMNDRLALSLDAFDFDEDDYDPHLKFTGRFDIYKSFYITAGVDQILNEQRRSFYAGLGLMFREDDIKYIFSQMPTSGF
- the gltX gene encoding glutamate--tRNA ligase, which produces MTENVRVRFAPSPTGYLHVGGARTALFNWLFSKKRGGKFVLRIEDTDLARSEKKMVDEILESLRWLGLDWDEGPFYQSERFGLYDGAVEKLLADGKAYYCFCDVEKLRSMREEARKRGRAFRYDRRCLNLPEHEKQGLLAQGVPKAVRFFVPEGTTTITDAVHGAATFEHKEIGDLVIKKADGSPTYQLAVVVDDHDMRITHVIRGDDHFSNVPKQVMLFEALGYEPPQFAHVPLILASDRTKLSKRNAAVAVSDYRDSGFMPDAVRNFLALLGWSPGDNREVMTLDELIDAFSLDGISRSNAVFDVKKLEWMNCEYIKSLGPSELSSRVKPLLLRSGLIDDDFAAKNADWIERILVLLQERVRKLTDYPDAARYFFTPDFEYDEKGVRKHFKSPQIIDVLTRLKQRFEAAEDLSLETIETTIRGLADELGTVAGKVIHPTRLACTGCTVGPSLFHLLEVLGKERVLERLDNAIEFLKSDVNDGKPEASEE